From the genome of Paraburkholderia flava, one region includes:
- a CDS encoding penicillin acylase family protein encodes MPTRNAFSVIFACAALGALPVRSALADTAPAAATDETITVEGLTHPTDILIDKWGVPHIFADNEHDAFFVQGFNAARDRMFQIDLWRRRGLGELAEVFGPAYVEQDKATRLFLYRGDMSAEWKRYGPDALPVATRFAEGVNAYIDWLAAHPDRLPYEFRKVGYWPARWSADDIVRIRSHGLTRNLTSEVARAKVACKSSVEADTVRFGLQPPWQTKVPDGLDPCLPDDVLKVFTLATQGVHVTRESLKSADASTTTIAAADNLEEVTEGSNNWVIAPDKSATGRAIMANDPHRAYAAPSLRYIQQVSSPTLDIIGGGEPSAPGISIGHNGTIAYGLTIFNIDQEDLYVYQLNPANPHEYRYKGHWEPMHIVHEQIAVRGGAPVDAELAFTRHGPVIYTESAKNRAFAVRTAWLSPGMSPYFDSMRYMRAKNFAEFKHDLSTWGAPTVNQVYADTHGDIGWVPSGLAPKRPNWDGLMPVPGDGRYEWAGFWPRDDMPSAYNPPSGYFTTSNEMNLPADYPYRERKLGFEWTNGSRHQRIDEVLKSLPKVSIEDSEKLQNDIVSIPARRLVALLAPLSSDDPDTRTALAMLKGWDASMRADSAQAALEEVWLSRHLGSAFKAAVLPKAAADAFAAPDTAVMLDSLEHPGARFGENAQAAQEKRDAVLLASLRDAYREMVQLQGANSSAWQWGKLQTNLNAHPFADLVDADMRAKLNVGPIGKGGSAYTPNQSTYRAKDFRQTNGPSFRVIVDVGNWDNSRAVNLPGESGDPDSPHYRDLAQMWLNGEYFPLLYTRAAVEKVTEKRIHLVPGVKTE; translated from the coding sequence GTGCCGACAAGAAACGCCTTCTCAGTCATTTTTGCCTGCGCAGCGCTCGGTGCGCTGCCCGTTCGATCCGCCCTCGCCGATACCGCTCCCGCCGCTGCTACCGACGAAACGATCACCGTCGAAGGCCTGACCCATCCTACCGATATCCTGATCGACAAATGGGGCGTCCCGCACATCTTCGCGGACAACGAGCACGACGCGTTCTTCGTGCAGGGCTTCAACGCCGCGCGCGACCGCATGTTCCAGATCGATCTGTGGCGCCGCCGCGGGCTCGGCGAACTCGCGGAAGTCTTCGGCCCCGCGTACGTCGAGCAGGACAAGGCGACGCGCCTCTTTCTCTATCGCGGCGACATGTCCGCCGAATGGAAGCGCTACGGGCCCGACGCGCTGCCCGTCGCCACCCGCTTTGCCGAAGGCGTGAACGCATACATCGACTGGCTTGCCGCGCATCCGGACCGCCTGCCGTACGAGTTTCGCAAAGTCGGTTACTGGCCCGCGCGCTGGAGCGCCGACGATATCGTGCGGATTCGCAGCCACGGTCTCACGCGCAATCTGACGAGCGAAGTCGCGCGCGCGAAGGTCGCGTGCAAGAGTTCGGTCGAAGCCGACACCGTGCGCTTCGGTCTGCAGCCGCCGTGGCAAACGAAGGTGCCCGACGGACTCGATCCGTGCCTGCCCGACGACGTGCTCAAGGTCTTCACGCTTGCAACGCAAGGCGTGCACGTCACGCGTGAATCGCTGAAGAGCGCCGATGCATCGACGACGACGATCGCCGCCGCCGACAACCTCGAAGAGGTCACCGAAGGCAGCAACAACTGGGTGATCGCACCGGACAAATCCGCGACGGGCCGCGCAATCATGGCCAACGATCCGCACCGCGCATATGCGGCGCCGAGCCTGCGCTACATCCAGCAGGTCAGTTCGCCGACGCTCGACATCATCGGCGGCGGCGAACCGTCGGCGCCGGGCATTTCGATCGGCCACAACGGCACGATCGCGTACGGCCTCACGATCTTCAACATCGATCAGGAAGATCTGTACGTCTATCAGCTGAACCCCGCGAATCCGCACGAATACCGCTACAAGGGCCACTGGGAACCGATGCATATCGTGCACGAGCAGATCGCCGTGCGCGGCGGCGCACCCGTCGATGCCGAACTCGCGTTCACGCGGCACGGTCCCGTGATCTACACGGAAAGCGCGAAGAATCGCGCGTTTGCCGTGCGCACCGCGTGGCTGTCGCCGGGCATGTCGCCGTATTTCGATTCGATGCGCTACATGCGTGCGAAAAACTTCGCGGAGTTCAAGCACGATCTGTCGACGTGGGGCGCACCGACCGTCAATCAGGTCTACGCCGACACGCACGGCGACATCGGCTGGGTACCGAGCGGACTCGCGCCGAAGCGGCCGAACTGGGACGGCTTGATGCCGGTTCCTGGCGACGGTCGCTACGAATGGGCCGGCTTCTGGCCGCGCGACGACATGCCGTCCGCGTACAACCCACCGAGCGGCTACTTCACGACGTCGAACGAAATGAACCTGCCGGCTGACTATCCATATCGCGAACGCAAGCTCGGTTTCGAATGGACGAACGGGTCGCGTCATCAACGGATCGACGAGGTGTTGAAGTCGCTGCCGAAGGTATCGATCGAAGACAGCGAGAAGCTGCAGAACGACATCGTGTCGATTCCCGCGCGCAGGCTGGTCGCGTTGCTCGCGCCGTTGTCGAGCGACGATCCCGACACCCGCACCGCGCTTGCGATGCTCAAGGGCTGGGACGCGTCGATGCGCGCGGATTCCGCGCAGGCTGCGCTCGAGGAGGTGTGGTTGAGCCGGCACCTCGGCAGCGCGTTCAAGGCAGCGGTGCTGCCGAAAGCGGCCGCCGATGCGTTCGCCGCGCCGGACACGGCCGTCATGCTCGATTCGCTCGAGCATCCAGGCGCGCGCTTCGGCGAGAACGCGCAGGCCGCGCAGGAAAAACGCGACGCGGTGCTGCTCGCAAGTTTGCGCGACGCGTATCGCGAGATGGTGCAACTGCAGGGCGCCAACAGCAGCGCATGGCAATGGGGCAAGCTGCAGACGAACCTCAACGCGCATCCGTTCGCCGATCTCGTCGACGCCGACATGCGCGCGAAGCTCAACGTCGGTCCGATCGGCAAGGGCGGCAGCGCATATACGCCGAACCAGTCGACCTATCGCGCGAAGGACTTCCGGCAAACGAATGGTCCGTCGTTTCGCGTGATCGTCGACGTGGGCAACTGGGACAACTCGCGCGCGGTGAATCTGCCGGGCGAATCGGGCGATCCGGATAGCCCGCATTATCGCGACCTCGCGCAGATGTGGCTGAACGGCGAGTATTTCCCGCTGTTGTACACGCGGGCGGCTGTCGAGAAGGTCACGGAGAAGCGCATTCATCTTGTGCCGGGGGTGAAGACGGAATGA